The Candida dubliniensis CD36 chromosome 5, complete sequence genome has a window encoding:
- a CDS encoding zinc finger transcription factor, putative (Similar to S. cerevisiae AZF1;~In S. cerevisiae: genetic and physical interactions indicate a possible role in mitochondrial transcription or genome maintenance) yields the protein MTLSSRRRELRASIRENIRQAENVDKEEDTDKHIDQELRHLQHSHPQEHEATTNHDATKSNNTIKKEHDGLEDHNNTYDTTNVKREFDGTQNEDDQEEVEVEEEEEEEEYHEENEHREEPRRRGTRSKRQKTGAPNITVAPQTRTIFKQIDNPDSTICEHCGLVFRNVIDKRNHRRTHSQPKRHECKTCGKKFSQKANLEIHKTHVHHDLILDGDNVELQNQPAEDNSANVFSNDSNSKPTVNLKDVRVFHCNALQCGKGFISYDKLMDHVTTEHPNFVPEVKKETKREKKKTQLPKVHQCTFEGCDKSFAKISDYKRHYRIHTGERPYVCEHCGASFNQRYRLTTHTRIHTGEKPFQCKYCGKTFARGDAVQSHIFSIHRAKGEAF from the coding sequence ATGACCTTATcatcaagaagaagagaattGAGAGCTTCTATTCGAGAAAATATTAGACAGGCTGAAAATGTTGACAAAGAGGAGGACACAGATAAACACATTGATCAGGAGTTGAGGCATTTGCAACACAGCCACCCGCAAGAACACGAGGCAACTACCAATCACGATGCTACCAAACTGAACAACACCATCAAAAAAGAGCATGATGGACTTGAAGACCACAATAATACTTATGATACAACAAACGTAAAACGCGAATTTGATGGCACCCAAAACGAGGATGatcaagaagaagtagaagtagaagaagaggaggaggaggaggaatACCATGAAGAGAATGAACATAGAGAAGAACCAAGGAGAAGGGGAACCCGAAGCAAACGTCAAAAGACAGGAGCTCCAAATATTACAGTAGCTCCACAGACAAGGACtatttttaaacaaattgataatccCGACTCCACTATTTGCGAGCACTGTGGACTTGTATTTCGGAATGTTATTGATAAGAGAAATCACCGTAGAACTCATTCACAGCCAAAGAGACACGAATGTAAAACATGTGGGAAGAAGTTTAGTCAGAAGGCAAACTTGGAAATTCACAAAACACACGTTCATCATGATTTGATATTGGATGGAGATAATGTCGAGTTACAGAATCAACCGGCTGAGGATAATAGTGCAAATGTGTTTTCAAATGATAGCAATTCTAAGCCAACAGTTAATTTGAAGGATGTGCGAGTATTTCATTGTAATGCTTTACAATGTGGAAAAGGTTTTATTTCATACGACAAACTAATGGACCATGTTACTACGGAACATCCCAACTTTGTCCCAGAAGTTAAAAAGGAAACcaagagagagaaaaagaaaacccaACTCCCCAAAGTTCATCAATGTACTTTTGAAGGATGTGACAAATCATTTGCAAAAATCTCAGATTATAAAAGACATTATCGCATTCATACTGGTGAAAGACCTTATGTTTGCGAGCATTGTGGAGCAAGCTTCAATCAACGTTATAGATTAACCACCCACACCAGAATTCATACTGGGGAAAAGCCATTCCAGTGCAAATATTGTGGGAAAACATTTGCCCGAGGCGATGCTGTACAATCCCATatcttttcaattcatcGGGCCAAGGGAGAGGCTTTCTGA
- a CDS encoding scramblase, putative (involved in the redistribution of phospholipids after cell activation or injury (Pfam: PF03803)), which yields MFSIRGCHNLASRALVRRNLHTATLLQSPRFVNHNFNNRTRVTKEISPEEVRQFQEAQARAREQGQAPRNPYSRQFNNDPCYSFHLPDNTNGIITPHDPIYDILKEPTLVIERQIEFMNLFIGFEQANRYVIMNASGETIGYMEEKDVGFGKMLGRQFFRLHRPFDIDVFNARGELALSIKRPFSWINSHIKALLPGYDHNNEIMYEVVGESVQSWHLWRRKYNLFKLEDETTDEYEQFGAVDAPFLSFDFPVKNAAGEVIASIDRNWVGLGREMFTDTGVYILRYDPKSFEGMEDAYGTISKQGITLDQRAVILSCFTSIDFDYFSRHSGGHGLFPFGGSYDDV from the coding sequence ATGTTTAGCATTAGAGGTTGTCACAACCTTGCTTCCAGAGCATTGGTGAGAAGAAACTTACACACAGCAACTCTATTACAGTCTCCCAGGTTTGTTAAtcacaatttcaataaccGTACGAGGGTAACGAAAGAGATATCACCTGAAGAAGTACGACAATTTCAGGAGGCACAAGCAAGAGCTAGGGAACAGGGTCAAGCTCCGCGGAATCCATATTCACGTCAGTTTAACAATGATCCATGttattcatttcatttaCCTGACAACACCAATGGAATAATCACTCCACATGATCCAATATATGACATTCTCAAGGAACCCACTTTGGTGATAGAACGTCAAATAGAATTTATGAATCTTTTCATTGGATTTGAACAAGCTAATCGATATGTTATTATGAATGCACTGGGTGAGACAATTGGCTATATGGAAGAAAAGGATGTTGGGTTTGGCAAAATGTTGGGACGACAATTCTTCAGACTACATCGAccatttgatattgatgtgTTCAACGCTAGAGGTGAATTGGCATTGAGCATTAAAAGACCATTTTCATGGATCAATTCACACATCAAGGCATTGTTGCCTGGTTATGatcataataatgaaattatgTATGAAGTTGTTGGTGAGTCGGTGCAATCTTGGCATTTGTGGAGACgaaaatataatttgttcaaattgGAAGATGAAACAACAGATGAATACGAACAGTTTGGTGCTGTTGATGCTCCGTTCTTGTCATTTGATTTCCCAGTGAAAAATGCTGCTGGAGAAGTAATAGCCAGTATTGACAGAAACTGGGTGGGCTTGGGTAGAGAAATGTTCACTGATACAGGGGTTTATATTTTAAGGTATGATCCAAAGAGTTTTGAAGGTATGGAAGATGCTTATGGAACTATTTCGAAACAAGGAATTACATTAGACCAAAGAGCGGTGATCTTGTCGTGTTTCACAAGTATAGATTTCGACTACTTTTCTCGACACAGTGGAGGACACGGTTTGTTTCCATTCGGAGGATCTTACGATGATGTATAG
- a CDS encoding ubiquitin carboxyl-terminal hydrolase, putative (Similar to S. cerevisiae YUH1;~In S. cerevisiae: cleaves ubiquitin-protein fusions to generate monomeric ubiquitin; hydrolyzes the peptide bond at the C-terminus of ubiquitin;~spliced gene): MSQSGWNTIDSDAGVFTELVEKLGVENIEINDLYSIDSDTLRALQPIHGLIFLFKYSKIDREFANSNQPITGEYDGDYLDHDIFFAHQTIQNACATQAVLNILFNLQDVSLGEELNNFKSFVTGFDSEMIGETISNSDLIRSIHNSFSTPHSFVDEDKPAPPPDRDDKDDGLFHFVGYIFKRGKIYELDGLKQYPISHGACNGQDEFIQKLPAIVQERISKYGNELRFSLLAVTNNKLEQAQAMGDQEEIAHQLHKRELWKKENELRKHDYTGLIVQLLKNISKEKSDKEWDEFLQKGRDKTQHLIAQSIKKT; the protein is encoded by the exons ATGTCTCAAAGTGGATGGAATACTATAGATTCGGATGCA GGAGTTTTCACTGAATTGGTGGAAAAATTAGGTGTTGAAAACATAGAAATCAACgatttatattcaattgattcagaTACGCTTAGGGCCTTGCAGCCAATACATGGACTCATCTTTCTATTCAAGTACAGTAAAATAGATAGAGAATTTGCCAACTCTAATCAACCTATAACCGGGGAGTACGATGGAGATTACTTAGACCATGACATATTTTTTGCTCATCAGACTATCCAAAATGCATGCGCCACTCAAGCTGTGCTCAAtatattgttcaatttaCAAGACGTCTCACTTGGTGAagaattgaacaatttcaaatcatttgTAACGGGATTTGATAGTGAAATGATCGGAGAAACCATCTCCAATAGTGATTTAATAAGATCTATTCATAATTCTTTCCTGACACCACATtcatttgttgatgaagacAAACCCGCACCACCTCCAGACAGAGATGACAAGGATGATGGattgtttcattttgttgGATACATTTTCAAACGGGGGAAAATCTATGAATTGGATGGGTTGAAACAGTATCCAATTTCCCATGGTGCATGCAACGGACAAGACgaatttattcaaaaactACCTGCAATTGTACAAGAACGTATATCAAAGTATGGCAATGAGTTAAGGTTTTCGTTGTTGGCAGTTACCAATAACAAATTGGAACAAGCACAAGCTATGGGCGATCAAGAGGAAATTGCACACCAATTGCATAAGCGTGAACTTtggaaaaaagaaaatgagtTGCGTAAACACGATTACACGGGGTTGATAGTACAGCTATTGAAGAACATAAGCAAAGAGAAAAGTGACAAAGAATGGGATGAGTTTTTGCAGAAAGGCAGAGATAAGACCCAACATCTCATTGCACAAtcaataaagaaaacatAA
- a CDS encoding regulator of acetyl-co synthetase activity, putative (Similar to S. cerevisiae SFC1;~In S. cerevisiae: transports succinate into and fumarate out of the mitochondrion; required for ethanol and acetate utilization) — translation MSTAQKQKKGAVDFVAGGVAGLFEALCCHPLDTIKVRMQLYRKSGQKPPGFIKTGINIVQKEGFLSLYKGLGAVVIGIVPKMAIRFSSYEFYRSFFLDENGKITTGKTFLAGVGAGITESIMVVNPMEVVKIRLQAQHHSMKDPLDIPKYRNAPHAAYLIVKEEGFSTLYRGVSLTCARQATNQGANFATYSTIKAYLQKKQNSELLPAWQTSIIGLISGAVGPLTNAPLDTIKTRLQKSKFTTKENGLVRIVKIGKQLVKEEGVGALYKGITPRIMRVAPGQAVVFTVYEAVKHYLTNETTA, via the coding sequence atGTCTACTgcacaaaaacaaaagaaaggTGCTGTTGATTTCGTTGCTGGGGGTGTTGCTGGTTTATTCGAAGCTTTGTGTTGTCATCCATTAGATACGATCAAAGTGAGAATGCAATTATACAGAAAGTCTGGTCAAAAACCACCAGGCTTCATTAAGACGGGGATCAACATTGTTCAAAAAGAAGGTTTTTTGTCATTATATAAAGGATTGGGTGCAGTTGTTATTGGTATTGTGCCAAAAATGGCTATCAGATTCAGTTCATATGAATTCTACCGTTCCTTCTTTTTGGACGAAAATGGGAAAATCACCACTGGTAAGACTTTCCTTGCTGGTGTTGGTGCTGGTATTACTGAATCGATCATGGTTGTTAATCCTATGGAAGTTGTGAAAATTAGATTACAAGCACAACACCATTCTATGAAGGATCCATTGGACATTCCAAAATACAGAAATGCACCTCATGCTGCATACCTTATTGTCAAGGAAGAAGGTTTCAGTACTTTGTACCGTGGTGTTTCTTTAACTTGTGCTAGACAAGCCACCAACCAAGGTGCTAACTTTGCTACATACTCTACCATCAAAGCATACCttcaaaagaaacaaaactCTGAATTATTACCAGCATGGCAAACTAGTATTATCGGTTTAATCTCTGGTGCAGTTGGTCCATTAACTAATGCTCCATTGGATACCATCAAAACTAGATTACAAAAGAGCAAGTTCACCACTAAGGAGAATGGTTTGGTTCGTATTGTCAAAATCGGTAAGCAATTAGTCAAAGAAGAAGGTGTTGGCGCTTTGTACAAGGGTATAACTCCAAGAATCATGAGAGTTGCCCCAGGTCAAGCTGTGGTATTCACAGTGTATGAAGCTGTCAAGCACTATTTGACAAATGAAACGACTGCTTAA
- a CDS encoding conserved hypothetical protein (spliced gene) yields the protein MNGSLENRYFKTSNTSLRDNYRRRFLLGHELYIRLCLLDDIFTYEILDIGTVADIHCKLKKYFTNYREIQFFTIISFDSTIDIILRKYLEFFKVIKPVQNKNNYAYTNDESVISIPYLLGDHIRSLVLVGDMYLECVLNTACYRNFNVNLYMV from the exons ATGAATGGGAGCTTGGAAAACAGATACTTTAAAACTAGCAATACTTCGTTAAGGGACAATTATCGACGACGATTCCTACTCGGACACGAACTATATATCAGGCTATGTTTACTAGATGACATTTTCACATACGAAATTTTAGATATTGGGACTGTTGCTGATAT CCATTGCAAACTTAAAAAATACTTCACAAATTATAGAgaaatccaattttttacaattatttcgtttgattcaacaattgatataatATTGCGAAAATACTTggaatttttcaaagtgATTAAACCAGTTcaaaacaagaacaatTACGCATATACAAACGATGAATCAGTCATTTCAATACCATACTTATTGGGTGACCATATTCGTTCCTTAGTTCTCGTGGGCGATATGTACTTGGAATGTGTATTAAACACAGCTTGTTATCGTAATTTCAACGTCAACTTGTACATGGTATGA
- a CDS encoding arginase, putative (Similar to S. cerevisiae CAR1;~In S. cerevisiae: responsible for arginine degradation; expression responds to both induction by arginine and nitrogen catabolite repression; disruption enhances freeze tolerance), with translation MSSIQYKYHPDKKASIITAPFSGGQPKGGVELGPDYILKAGFQKQIESLGWTTELKEPLEGTEYEKMKTNDKDEFGVKNSRIVSESCQKIHDAVKGSLAEGKLPITIGGDHSIGTATVSASLVHDPSTCVIWVDAHADINTPKTTDSGNLHGCPLSFIMGIDRDSYPPEFSWVPQVLKSNKLVYIGLRDVDDGEKEILRKHNIAAFSMYHVDKYGIGKVVEMALDKVNPNRDCPVHLSYDVDAIDPSFVPATGTRVEGGLSLREGLFIAEEIAQSGLLQSLDIVETNPMLAETEEHVLDTVSAACAIGRCALGQTLL, from the coding sequence ATGTCGTCTATTCAGTATAAATATCATCCTGACAAAAAAGCTTCTATAATTACAGCACCATTCTCAGGTGGTCAACCCAAAGGTGGCGTAGAGTTAGGTCCAGATTATATTCTTAAAGCTGGTttccaaaaacaaattgaatccTTGGGATGGACAACGGAATTAAAAGAACCATTAGAAGGTACAGAATAcgaaaaaatgaaaaccaATGACAAGGATGAATTTGGTGttaaaaattcaagaattGTCAGTGAGTCTTGTCAAAAGATTCATGATGCCGTCAAGGGAAGTTTGGCAGAAGGTAAATTACCAATAACCATTGGTGGTGACCACTCGATTGGAACTGCTACTGTTAGTGCAAGTTTGGTGCACGATCCATCTACTTGTGTCATTTGGGTTGATGCTCATGCTGATATCAACACACCAAAAACTACTGATTCAGGTAACTTGCACGGTTGTCCATTGAGTTTTATCATGGGTATCGATAGAGACAGCTATCCACCAGAATTTTCTTGGGTACCTCAAGTATTAAAATCCAACAAGTTGGTTTATATCGGGTTGAGAGATGTTGATGACGGAGAAAAGGAAATCTTACGTAAACACAACATTGCAGCTTTTTCAATGTATCATGTCGACAAATATGGAATAGGTAAAGTCGTTGAAATGGCCTTGGACAAAGTCAATCCAAACCGTGATTGTCCAGTACACTTGTCGTATGATGTTGATGCCATTGACCCATCATTTGTTCCCGCTACAGGAACTAGAGTGGAAGGTGGTTTGTCTTTGAGAGAAGGTTTGTTTATTGCTGAAGAGATTGCTCAAAGTGGGCTTTTACAAAGTTTGGATATAGTGGAGACTAACCCAATGTTAGCCGAAACTGAAGAACATGTGTTGGATACAGTCAGTGCAGCATGTGCCATAGGTAGATGTGCATTGGGCCAAACTTTATTATAA
- a CDS encoding glycerophosphocholine phosphodiesterase, putative (Similar to S. cerevisiae GDE1;~In S. cerevisiae: hydrolyzes GroPCho to choline and glycerolphosphate, for use as a phosphate source and as a precursor for phosphocholine synthesis) — translation MKFGKTYVTHQIPEWSIYYMNYKQLKKIIKSIDSVANTNVDESKYPEIISDTLGSFFYDLDRDIEKVDSFYNTKFKEYNRRLNKIFQVLGYQDGQITHNIDSNEELDEIINILIELRGLFRNLKWFAELNHKGFIKILKKLDKKLTSILQQDGGVTVGDVSNHNQEAYMGSRINALPFANGTESTNCLDSIHNILSRIETRNNVVQETIPVKNNENSMSALIKNDDFEGLKKHITIKSSQKFLISTLNKAALANSTKCIDVIWSQLDMLYDDSDFNGRNFFHQHIISLGKAQFIREEQIVPGEVTNRLIGGDNGPDNSNKNDNPVGLLYILNKLKHKRLILAEDHYHRTPLHYSSQYGLVEVTRYLVEFGIKWGLINTSISIDDVSIWGDQEGLTPLHLSIIGKHPKTTETLLSFNKAQTLTCPNLLLLAVRLNSPQILNSLIVEGNIDVNYTDIDHRNETALYIASKLNHPDLVEFLLESNANTEIGENVFGWTPIFIAASEGFMTIVKLLKEYGALYDIVDDSGWLPIEHACLRGHLDVTDLLLPKNEKLLLYDMYHPENNLPRIPSLAASPVLTGSDDGTVSTSSIDKLPEPQKNTVNQFYKQLKNNSSNNVSRSTSPKRNKRYKPVKSFGHRYLNEDESLILLTLGTTDLRDTNVPVELNKVSLARSFATELDTALSLSITCRHKSTNNPVEPPVVVDLPLEDFHGSATDPISFKLSNNLTVNDVIITFDIIPTYQVNKKVIGRAIALLKDAYTKVGPNLRSLNNSIAIPIIESTNLDILGTIRFEYLQVLPFKHRAMSIARSDTYWKQLVSTRVIGHRGLGKNLSGKKSLQLGENTVESFIAAASLGASYVEFDVQLTKDHVPVVYHDFTVAESGVDIPMHLLTLEQFMGFNRPTEKPTHTVDDEVLTRGKQRAQSSYQLSNNHNDDIDKEFTNQTDERMKFTKTWKNQGYKGNLRGSSVASNFVTLRELFRKVPKNVGFNIEVKYPMLDEAQLEDMGEIGVDLNFFVDTILKVIYDENTTGRDIVFSSFHPDICLLLSLKQPTMPVLFLTEAGTAPMYDIRASSLQNAVRFSKKWNLLGIVSNALALIKTPRLAQVVKSMGLVCVTYGTENNEPELAKIQMRAGVDAVIVDSVLAVREGLREHNETMNELEDSPTE, via the coding sequence ATGAAGTTCGGTAAAACATACGTGACCCATCAGATTCCAGAATGGTCtatttattatatgaaTTACAAGCAACTTAAAAAGATAATCAAGTCAATCGATTCTGTTGCCAACACAAATGTCGATGAAAGTAAATATCCAGAAATTATTTCCGACACATTAGGATCTTTCTTCTACGATTTAGATAGAGATATAGAGAAAGTTGACTCGTTTTACAACACCAAATTCAAGGAGTATAATCGTCGtttgaataaaatatttcaagTTTTAGGTTATCAGGATGGACAAATCACACATAATATCGACTCAAACGAAGAATTGGAcgaaatcatcaacattttGATAGAACTTAGGGGTCTATTCCGAAACTTGAAATGGTTTGCCGAATTGAACCATAAAGGATTTATTAAGATTTTGAAGAAGTTAGATAAGAAATTAACATCGATTTTGCAACAAGATGGCGGTGTGACGGTTGGTGATGTTTCCAACCATAACCAAGAAGCCTATATGGGCAGTAGAATCAACGCCTTGCCGTTTGCTAATGGTACAGAATCTACCAATTGCTTGGATAGTATTCATAATATTTTATCGAGAATTGAAACCAGAAACAATGTTGTTCAGGAAACTATCCCTGTGAAAAACAACGAGAATTCGATGAGTGCTCTcattaaaaatgatgacTTTGAAGGGTTGAAGAAACACATTACTATCAAAAGCTCTCAAAAGTTTTTGATATCTACTTTAAATAAAGCTGCATTGGCCAATTCAACCAAATGCATCGACGTTATTTGGAGCCAACTTGATATGTTATACGATGATTCTGATTTCAATGGCAGAAACTTTTTCCATCAACATATCATTAGTTTAGGGAAGGCCCAGTTCATTAGAGAGGAACAAATTGTTCCTGGAGAAGTGACAAATAGACTTATTGGTGGCGATAATGGTCCTGATAACAGTAACAAAAACGACAACCCTGTCGGATTACTCTACATCctcaacaaattgaaacataAAAGGTTGATTTTGGCTGAAGATCACTACCATCGTACACCATTGCACTATTCCTCACAGTACGGTTTGGTTGAAGTAACAAGATATCTAGTAGAGTTTGGAATCAAATGGGGGTTGATTAATACATCGATTTCTATAGATGATGTTAGCATTTGGGGAGACCAAGAAGGGTTAACACCTTTGCACTTGTCAATTATAGGTAAACATCCTAAAACCACTGAAACTTTGCTTAGTTTCAATAAGGCCCAAACTTTAACGTGTcccaatttattattgttggcTGTTCGTTTGAATTCACCACAAATCTTAAACTCCCTTATTGTTGAAGGTAACATAGACGTCAACTACACTGATATAGATCACCGCAATGAGACAGCTTTGTACATTGCGTCTAAATTGAATCATCCTGATTTGGTTGAGTTTTTGTTGGAATCAAATGCAAACACTGAGATTGGGGAAAATGTATTTGGATGGACACCAATTTTCATTGCTGCCAGCGAAGGGTTTATGACAATTgttaaattattgaaagaatatGGTGCCTTGTACGATATTGTTGACGATTCAGGCTGGTTGCCAATAGAACATGCTTGTCTTAGAGGCCATTTGGATGTTACTGATCTTTTGCTTCCAAAGAATGAAAAGCTATTGTTGTACGACATGTATCATCCAGAAAACAATTTGCCAAGAATCCCAAGTCTTGCAGCTAGTCCTGTGTTGACAGGCTCAGACGATGGTACTGTTTCCACCTCTAGTATTGACAAACTTCCAGAACCACAGAAGAACACTGTTAATCAATTCTATAAACAActaaaaaataattcttcCAACAATGTTTCCAGATCAACATCACCAAAACGTAACAAAAGGTATAAACCAGTGAAATCTTTTGGTCACCGATACTtgaatgaagatgaatCTTTGATATTGCTTACTTTGGGGACGACCGACTTGCGCGACACCAACGTCCCTGTTGAATTAAACAAAGTATCCTTAGCTAGAAGTTTTGCTACGGAATTGGATACTGCCTTATCGCTATCAATTACTTGCCGCcataaatcaacaaataacCCAGTGGAACCACCtgtagttgttgatttaCCGTTAGAAGATTTCCATGGAAGTGCAACCGACCCCATTTCATTCAAGTTATCGAACAATTTGACCGTGAATGATGTGATAATTACATTTGATATAATCCCAACTTATCAAGTTAACAAAAAAGTAATCGGAAGGGCAATTGCTTTGCTTAAAGATGCATACACCAAAGTGGGTCCAAACTTGCGCTCGCTAAATAATAGCATTGCTATTCCAATAATCGAGTCAACAAATCTCGACATCTTAGGGACAATCCGATTTGAATACTTGCAGGTCTTGCCTTTCAAGCACAGGGCCATGAGCATTGCAAGAAGTGACACTTACTGGAAACAACTTGTGTCCACTAGAGTAATAGGTCATCGTGGTTTAGGTAAGAATTTAAGTGGCAAAAAGTCATTACAATTGGGTGAAAACACCGTTGAGTCATTTATTGCTGCTGCATCATTAGGAGCTTCCTATGTCGAGTTTGATGTGCAATTGACAAAGGATCATGTTCCTGTTGTTTATCACGATTTCACTGTTGCAGAATCTGGAGTTGACATTCCAATGCATTTATTGACTTTGGAACAATTCATGGGGTTTAATAGACCTACAGAAAAACCTACTCATACAGTTGATGACGAAGTTTTAACAAGGGGTAAACAGAGGGCGCAATCATCGTATCAATTGTCAAATAATCACAACGACGATATTGACAAAGAATTTACCAATCAAACAGATGAAAGAATGAAATTCACCAAAACATGGAAAAACCAAGGTTACAAGGGGAACTTGAGAGGTTCATCAGTTGCTTCTAATTTTGTTACTTTGCGAGAGCTTTTCCGTAAGGTGCCAAAGAATGTTGGTTTTAACATAGAAGTAAAGTACCCTATGTTAGATGAAGCTCAATTAGAAGATATGGGAGAAATAGGTGTCGACTTGAATTTTTTCGTCGATACTATTTTGAAAGTTATATACGACGAAAACACTACTGGACGAGATATTGTGTTTTCATCGTTCCATCCAGATATTTGCTTGTTGTTATCGTTGAAACAACCAACTATGCcggttttatttttgactGAAGCTGGTACAGCACCTATGTATGATATCAGGGCAAGCTCTTTACAGAATGCCGTCAGATTCTCCAAGAAATGGAATTTATTGGGTATTGTATCTAATGCATTGGCATTGATCAAAACACCTAGATTGGCCCAAGTTGTTAAATCAATGGGATTGGTTTGTGTTACATATGGTACTGAGAACAACGAGCCCGAGTTGGCTAAGATTCAGATGAGAGCTGGTGTTGATGctgttattgttgatagTGTTTTAGCAGTAAGAGAAGGATTGAGGGAACATAATGAAACCATGAATGAACTTGAAGACTCCCCCACTGAATAG